In a genomic window of Telopea speciosissima isolate NSW1024214 ecotype Mountain lineage chromosome 5, Tspe_v1, whole genome shotgun sequence:
- the LOC122662965 gene encoding uncharacterized protein LOC122662965 — protein sequence MNTKIAALERGTVQEESFRPGQHPFTVEPMRAELPKGFKPPTFEAYDGKGDPNDHISYFNAMMTIYELAKAFVSRFQSSVKQKKTNLLAVKQCSDESIRDYIALFNAESLEIKDLDDAMAFNALHNGVTNHDLVKSLALDPVTTMPQLLDHCYQYANMFDIMKARKAVDGKVPEKKRASKKDEKSEDTKRARSDRDQSPNYTPLNTTRSKILMEVYDRGLLQWPRPMFSNPEDKNKNKYCKFHKDVGHDIENCRQLKREIEDVIQKGHLKQYVKEDIKDNPRGRDAMRNDRGRDNRARRGDDRDRQGNRRDDQREVRRN from the exons ATGAACACAAAGATCGCGGCCTTGGAGAGGGGAACCGTCCAAGAAGAAAGTTTCAGACCGGGCCAGCATCCCTTTACAGTGGAGCCCATGAGAGCAGAGCTTCCTAAGGGCTTTAAACCCCCTACGTTTGAGGCATATGATGGGAAGGGCGATCCCAATGATCATATCAGCTACTTCAACGCCATGATGACGATCTACG AGTTGGCCAAGGCCTTTGTCagccgcttccagagcagtgtgaagcagaagaagaccaacCTGTTGGCTGTCAAGCAGTGCTCTGATGAGTCCATAAGGGACTATATCGCCCTCTTCAACGCGGAGAGCCtggagatcaaggacctggacGATGCGATGGCTTTCAACGCCTTACATAATGGGGTCACCAACCACGACCTAGTGAAGTCACTTGCACTGGACCCAGTGACGACCATGCCGCAGCTACTGGACCACTGCTACCAATATGCCAACATGTTCGATATCATGAAGGCAAGAAAAGCAGTGGATGGCAAAGTCCCTGAGAAAAAGAGGGCAAGCAAGAAGGATGAGAAGAGTGAGGACACCAAGAGAGCGAGGTCAGACAGGGACCAAAGCCCTAACTACACCCCGctcaacaccaccaggtcaAAGATCCTCATGGAGGTCTACGATCGGGGCCTATTGCAGTGGCCTAGACCAATGTTCTCAAATCCTGAGgacaagaacaagaacaaatacTGCAAGTTCCACAAGGATGTCGGGCACGATATCGAGAACTGCAggcaattgaagagagagatagaagatgTGATACAAAAGGGTCACCTGAAGCAGTATGTGAAGGAAGACATAAAGGACAACCCCCGAGGTCGTGACGCCATGAGGAACGACCGGGGAAGGGACAACAGAGCTCgtagaggagatgatcgagatCGCCAAGGTAATCGACGAGATGATCAACGAGAGGTCCGCAGAAACTAG
- the LOC122662966 gene encoding uncharacterized protein Mb2253c-like, protein MFVDGSSNAEVRGAGFILTSPEGFKIQFTLRLSFLASNNEAEYEALIAGLRTARAIQVKRLAIRADSQLIVNQVNGDYEAKDDRMATYLKEAKKLVSSFETFEISRVPRRKNKKADVLSRLSKEELAQLDGSVYIKQLDAPADLVREVA, encoded by the coding sequence ATGTTCGTAGATGGGTCAAGTAACGCAGAGGTCAGGGGAGCTGGCTTCATCCTAACAAGCCCTGAAGGCTTCAAGATACAGTTCACACTACGACTGAGCTTCCttgcctcaaacaatgaggccgagtacgaAGCATTGATTGCAGGACTGAGGACTGCCAGGGCCATACAGGTCAAAAGGCTGGCCATACGGGCTGACTCACAACTGATCGTGAatcaggtcaacggagactatgaaGCCAAGGACGATCGAATGGCAACATATTTGAAAGAAGCCAAGAAGTTAGTAAGCTCGTTCGAGACGTTCGAGATAAGTAGGGTGCCACGcaggaagaacaagaaagcGGACGTGCTCTCACGACTATCCAAAGAAGAATTAGCCCAGCTCGATGGCTCAGTATATATTAAGCAGCTCGACGCACCAGCCGACTTAGTTCGAGAAGTCGCATAG